The Agromyces sp. LHK192 genome includes a window with the following:
- a CDS encoding MOSC domain-containing protein, producing MGHVDSVNLAQPRPNPYKDARSTGIGKVPVAGPVEVRAPGSKADGLGSGLVGDFIGDRRHHGGDDQAVYAFQREDLDDWETRLDRELPNGSFGENLTTVGVEVNDARIGEIWRVGRDLVLQVTSPRTPCATFRGSMGERGWAKTFAAAARPGAYLRVLEPGPVSAGDEVTVEHRPDHDVTVSLVLRATTTERELLPLLLAAGDDLDDELREMARSGTVFELD from the coding sequence ATGGGCCACGTCGACTCGGTGAACCTCGCACAACCCCGTCCGAACCCGTACAAGGACGCCCGGTCGACCGGCATCGGCAAGGTGCCCGTCGCCGGGCCGGTGGAGGTGCGAGCTCCGGGCTCGAAGGCCGACGGACTCGGCAGCGGGCTCGTCGGCGACTTCATCGGCGACCGCCGCCATCACGGCGGCGACGACCAGGCGGTCTACGCGTTCCAGCGCGAGGACCTCGACGACTGGGAGACGCGGCTCGACCGGGAGCTGCCGAACGGCTCCTTCGGCGAGAACCTCACGACCGTCGGGGTCGAGGTCAACGACGCGCGCATCGGCGAGATCTGGCGCGTCGGTCGCGATCTCGTGCTCCAGGTGACGAGCCCGCGCACGCCGTGCGCGACCTTCCGGGGTTCGATGGGCGAGCGGGGATGGGCGAAGACCTTCGCGGCGGCCGCCCGGCCGGGCGCCTACCTGCGGGTGCTCGAGCCCGGCCCGGTGTCGGCGGGAGACGAGGTGACGGTCGAGCACCGACCAGACCACGACGTCACGGTCTCGCTCGTGCTGCGCGCGACGACGACCGAGCGCGAGCTGCTGCCGCTCCTGCTCGCCGCGGGCGACGACCTCGACGACGAGCTGCGCGAGATGGCCCGCTCCGGCACGGTGTTCGAGCTCGACTGA
- a CDS encoding LacI family DNA-binding transcriptional regulator, with the protein MSSDVSAERVTLAEVADEAGVSLSTISKVLNGRSDVSPATRSRVEELLQRRGYQRRGAGRSEGHADLIELVFHELDEIWSMELIGGVEQVAKEHGLSVVLTVSGSRHAPDPDWIDGVIRRRPVGIVLVFSELAPEYREQLRTRSIPFVIVDPAGDPSPDVPSVGSANWSGGLAATRHLIELGHRRIATITGPEDMMCSLARVDGYRSAMNSAGLPIDPAWIRFGDFHVTGGRNHATELLSRPAGERPTAIFAGSDLQALGVMDAARSAGLSIPDDLSIVGYDDVPISRWVNPPLTTVHQPLRRMGEEAVRLALRLAAEPAGASAQAGATPRMDLATSLVVRESTAAPRG; encoded by the coding sequence ATGTCATCGGATGTCTCCGCGGAGCGCGTGACGCTCGCCGAGGTCGCCGACGAGGCCGGCGTCTCGCTCTCGACGATCTCGAAGGTGCTCAACGGGCGGTCCGACGTGTCGCCCGCGACGCGTTCGCGCGTCGAGGAACTGCTCCAGCGCCGGGGGTACCAGCGCCGAGGCGCGGGGCGCAGCGAGGGCCACGCCGACCTCATCGAGCTGGTGTTCCACGAGCTCGACGAGATCTGGTCGATGGAACTCATCGGCGGCGTCGAGCAGGTCGCCAAGGAGCACGGCCTCAGCGTGGTGCTCACCGTGTCGGGCAGCCGCCACGCGCCCGACCCCGACTGGATCGACGGCGTGATCCGGCGCCGGCCGGTCGGCATCGTGCTCGTCTTCAGCGAACTCGCGCCCGAGTACCGCGAACAGCTGCGCACGCGGAGCATCCCGTTCGTCATCGTCGACCCCGCGGGCGACCCGTCGCCCGACGTGCCGAGCGTCGGATCGGCGAACTGGTCGGGCGGCCTCGCGGCCACCCGGCACCTGATCGAGCTCGGCCACCGGCGCATCGCGACGATCACCGGTCCCGAGGACATGATGTGCTCGCTCGCCCGAGTCGACGGCTACCGGTCGGCGATGAACTCCGCGGGCCTGCCGATCGATCCTGCCTGGATCCGGTTCGGCGACTTCCACGTGACCGGCGGGCGCAACCACGCGACCGAGCTGCTCAGCCGCCCCGCCGGCGAACGGCCGACGGCGATCTTCGCGGGCAGCGACCTCCAGGCGCTCGGCGTGATGGATGCCGCGCGCAGCGCCGGGCTGTCGATCCCCGACGACCTCTCGATCGTCGGCTACGACGACGTGCCGATCAGCCGGTGGGTGAACCCGCCGCTCACGACCGTGCACCAGCCGCTGCGCCGCATGGGGGAGGAGGCGGTACGGCTCGCGCTGCGGCTGGCCGCCGAACCCGCAGGTGCCTCGGCGCAGGCCGGCGCCACGCCGCGGATGGACCTCGCGACGAGCCTCGTCGTGCGCGAGTCGACGGCGGCGCCGCGGGGCTGA
- a CDS encoding endo-1,4-beta-xylanase: MTAAAVAAAGVLLGTTPAAAEPTTVSSVDFEDGTTGAWTQSGGGSGLLEVVDGPDGGKVLRVNQRAADYEGVQSPTGLFEPGATYDFSMRARLADGVAGPAGVRFVMKPAYSWIGNTTMTADAWTTVAGSFTVPADADPAALQVYLGTGDLTPAAPYSYLIDDLRITTEDTSGPTDPGSPGEVVLSSDFEAGLDGWALRGGSGSTAATVSLSTEQAHAGAQSAVVTGREGQGDGIGHEVTGLLDAGVTYELSAWLRFGDGQPVDDVWLSRANTTAGSTSYATLAQFDGVTDEGWTKVTATFQGSDAEASQLYFETRWDNGATGNTSDLYLDDVTLRVPEPPVIEDLTGIRETVDFPVGVAIDSRETAGAASELVLRHFDQVTPENFMKPEAWYDADGAFVEVNAESDALMDFAQANGLDVYGHVLVWHSQTPARFFQDDAGQPLAADDAGKQVLRDRLRQHVFDVAGYLAGKYGEFGSDTNPLAAIDVVNEVVSDGGEHPDGLRRSEWFRVLGEEFIDLAFQYADEAFNGEFAAAGADRPVTLFINDYNTEQGGKQDRYRALVDRLLERGVPLDGVGHQFHVSLAMPVSALEGAIERFADLPVTQAVTELDVTTGTPVTQAKLIEQGYYYRDAFRVFREHADELYSVTVWGLTDGRSWRVDSGAPLLFTDALKAKPAYVGAVDGELPALQRTANVFGADVPLGTSPDGALASPEWARLPLHPIGQAAAFQLRWAGERLTAYVRVEDASPEASDAVTFTLDGTEYRAARDGTGDVPAMVGERDGGYDLAAELPIPGAAEGATLTFDVRATDGDTTAGWNSEGAVGTLTLVEPLSYLEVSEVPVDADAPTIDGAVDDVWSDASASAVTTGKVVSGTDGATATVRTLWRDQTLYVLAEVADPIVDVTGSDPWIQDSVEVYVDAGNAKNGSYRYDDTQIRISAANAVSFGTGDEAFQRARVQSATTTVEGGYVVEAAIGLLEYGGAGTFHGLDFQVNDASGGQRTAIRNWADPTGAGYQTTAHWGVGRLIAAADPEPVLENLVAPSITGDPVKGRTVTADPGEWSTGDAAFAYQWHLDGTPIRRASDAAYKVKPGDVGRELTVVVTATADGFDPVAATSAPVEALPKPSTPSPGDVIRSIVAAILDWLSKLFP, translated from the coding sequence GTGACCGCCGCAGCGGTCGCCGCCGCGGGGGTGCTGCTCGGCACCACGCCCGCCGCGGCCGAGCCCACCACGGTCAGCTCGGTCGACTTCGAGGACGGCACCACCGGCGCCTGGACGCAGTCGGGCGGCGGATCGGGCCTCCTCGAGGTGGTCGACGGCCCCGACGGCGGCAAGGTCCTCCGGGTGAACCAGCGAGCCGCCGACTACGAGGGCGTCCAGTCGCCGACCGGCCTCTTCGAGCCCGGCGCGACGTACGACTTCAGCATGCGGGCCCGGCTCGCCGACGGGGTCGCAGGGCCCGCCGGGGTGCGCTTCGTCATGAAGCCCGCCTACAGCTGGATCGGCAACACCACGATGACGGCGGATGCCTGGACCACGGTCGCCGGCTCCTTCACCGTGCCGGCCGACGCCGACCCCGCCGCGCTGCAGGTGTACCTCGGCACGGGCGACCTCACGCCGGCGGCACCGTACTCGTACCTGATCGACGACCTCCGCATCACCACGGAAGATACCTCGGGGCCGACCGACCCCGGCAGCCCGGGCGAGGTCGTGCTCTCGAGCGACTTCGAGGCCGGGCTCGACGGTTGGGCGCTGCGCGGCGGCAGCGGCTCGACCGCGGCGACCGTGTCGCTCAGCACCGAGCAGGCGCACGCCGGCGCGCAGTCGGCGGTCGTGACCGGCCGCGAGGGCCAGGGCGACGGCATCGGACACGAGGTCACCGGCCTGCTCGACGCCGGCGTCACCTACGAGCTCAGCGCGTGGCTGCGGTTCGGCGACGGACAACCGGTCGACGACGTGTGGCTGAGCCGGGCGAACACGACGGCCGGTTCGACGTCGTATGCGACGCTCGCCCAGTTCGACGGGGTGACGGACGAGGGCTGGACGAAGGTCACCGCGACGTTCCAGGGCTCGGACGCCGAGGCCTCGCAGCTGTACTTCGAGACCCGCTGGGACAACGGCGCCACGGGCAACACGAGCGACCTGTACCTCGACGACGTCACGCTGCGCGTCCCCGAGCCGCCCGTCATCGAGGACCTGACCGGCATCCGCGAGACCGTCGACTTCCCGGTCGGCGTCGCGATCGACAGCCGGGAGACCGCGGGTGCGGCATCCGAACTCGTGCTGCGCCACTTCGATCAGGTGACGCCCGAGAACTTCATGAAGCCCGAGGCCTGGTACGACGCCGACGGTGCGTTCGTCGAGGTCAACGCCGAGTCCGACGCGCTCATGGACTTCGCGCAGGCGAACGGCCTCGACGTCTACGGCCACGTGCTGGTCTGGCACAGCCAGACGCCCGCCCGGTTCTTCCAGGACGACGCCGGGCAGCCGCTGGCCGCCGACGACGCCGGGAAGCAGGTGCTGCGCGACCGGCTGCGACAGCACGTGTTCGACGTGGCCGGATACCTCGCCGGCAAGTACGGCGAGTTCGGCAGCGACACGAACCCGCTCGCCGCGATCGACGTGGTCAACGAGGTCGTCTCCGACGGCGGCGAACACCCCGACGGGCTGCGTCGCAGCGAGTGGTTCCGGGTGCTCGGCGAGGAGTTCATCGACCTGGCGTTCCAGTACGCCGACGAGGCGTTCAACGGCGAGTTCGCGGCCGCAGGCGCGGACCGCCCGGTGACGCTGTTCATCAACGACTACAACACCGAGCAGGGCGGCAAGCAGGATCGCTACCGGGCGCTCGTCGACCGGCTCCTCGAACGCGGCGTGCCGCTCGACGGCGTCGGCCACCAGTTCCACGTGAGCCTCGCGATGCCGGTCTCGGCGCTCGAGGGCGCGATCGAACGGTTCGCCGACCTGCCGGTGACGCAGGCCGTCACGGAGCTCGACGTGACCACCGGAACCCCGGTGACGCAGGCGAAGCTCATCGAGCAGGGCTACTACTACCGCGACGCGTTCCGGGTGTTCCGCGAGCACGCCGACGAACTGTACTCGGTCACGGTGTGGGGCCTCACCGACGGGCGCAGCTGGCGGGTCGACTCGGGCGCGCCGCTGCTGTTCACGGACGCCCTGAAGGCCAAGCCGGCCTACGTCGGCGCGGTCGACGGCGAGCTGCCGGCGCTGCAGCGCACCGCGAACGTGTTCGGCGCCGACGTGCCGCTCGGCACCTCGCCCGACGGCGCCCTCGCGTCGCCGGAGTGGGCGCGGCTGCCGCTGCACCCGATCGGGCAGGCGGCCGCGTTCCAGCTGCGTTGGGCGGGCGAGCGGTTGACGGCGTACGTGCGGGTGGAGGATGCCTCGCCCGAGGCATCCGACGCCGTGACCTTCACGCTCGACGGCACCGAGTACCGGGCCGCGCGCGACGGCACCGGCGACGTCCCGGCCATGGTCGGCGAGCGCGACGGCGGGTACGACCTCGCCGCCGAGCTGCCGATCCCGGGTGCCGCCGAGGGTGCGACGCTCACGTTCGACGTTCGGGCGACCGACGGCGACACGACCGCGGGCTGGAACTCGGAGGGCGCCGTCGGCACCCTCACCCTCGTCGAGCCGCTGTCGTACCTCGAGGTGTCGGAGGTGCCGGTCGACGCCGATGCACCGACGATCGACGGCGCAGTCGACGACGTGTGGTCGGATGCCTCCGCCTCGGCGGTCACGACGGGCAAGGTCGTCAGCGGGACGGACGGCGCCACCGCGACCGTGCGCACGCTCTGGCGCGACCAGACGCTGTACGTGCTCGCCGAGGTCGCCGACCCGATCGTCGACGTCACCGGGTCCGACCCGTGGATCCAGGACTCCGTCGAGGTGTACGTCGACGCCGGCAACGCGAAGAACGGCTCGTACCGATACGACGACACGCAGATCCGCATCAGCGCGGCGAACGCGGTCTCGTTCGGCACCGGCGACGAAGCGTTCCAGCGGGCGCGCGTGCAATCGGCGACGACGACCGTCGAGGGCGGGTACGTGGTCGAGGCGGCGATCGGGTTGCTCGAGTACGGCGGCGCGGGCACGTTCCACGGGCTCGATTTCCAGGTCAACGACGCGTCGGGCGGACAGCGGACGGCAATCCGCAACTGGGCCGACCCTACGGGCGCCGGCTACCAAACGACCGCGCACTGGGGCGTCGGGCGGCTCATCGCGGCCGCGGACCCCGAGCCCGTGCTCGAGAACCTCGTCGCCCCCTCGATCACGGGCGACCCGGTGAAGGGCCGCACCGTCACCGCGGATCCCGGCGAGTGGTCGACCGGCGACGCCGCGTTCGCCTACCAGTGGCACCTCGACGGCACGCCGATCCGGCGGGCGTCGGATGCCGCCTACAAGGTGAAGCCCGGCGATGTCGGGCGCGAGCTCACCGTCGTCGTCACGGCGACCGCCGATGGATTCGACCCCGTCGCGGCGACGTCGGCGCCCGTGGAGGCACTGCCCAAGCCGTCGACTCCGAGCCCCGGCGACGTCATCCGGTCGATCGTCGCCGCGATCCTCGACTGGCTGTCGAAGCTGTTCCCGTGA
- a CDS encoding beta-glucosidase encodes MSDVTITDAPWRDATRPVAERVEALLAELTLEEKIAQLYGVWVGASADGEDVAPNQHEMQSEPVDLDVLLPKGLGQLTRPFGTAPVDPALGARSLARTQRRIVAESRLGIPALAHEECLAGFAAWGATAYPVPLSWAATFDPALVERMSRRIGDDLRSVGVHQGLAPVLDVVRDARWGRVEETMGEDPFLVGTIGAAYVRGLEAAGVVATLKHFVGYSASRAGRNLAPVSVGPRELADVLLPPFETVLREGRPRSVMNAYTDLDGVPTAADATLLTDLLRGVWGFEGTVVADYFSVAFLHTLHGTAGSLGDAAVAALEAGIDVELPTVHAFGAPLVEAVGGGRLDEAVIDRALRRVLAQKVDLGLLDAGWDATPPALAALGAGAPRGSIDLDPPANRALAAEVAERAIVLLRNDGTLPLTGRGVDGQDRTAPARIAVIGPTADDRFAVLGCYAFPTHVGVHHPEWGDGIELPTLVESLRAEFPDSAITVAQGTSIDGDETDGFADASAAASDADLVVLALGDRAGLFGRGTSGEGCDAEDLELPGAQRALLETVLDTGTPTIVTLLAGRPYTLGTAPVRAAGIVEAFFAGEEGTRAIAGVLSGRVEPSGRLPVSVPASAGVHPSTYLGSKLAHANGVSSIDPTATYPFGHGLSYTSFDWTELSGDAGEIETAGSLTVRLRVQNVGGRAGSDVVQLYLHDPVASVVQPVQRLIGFARVDLAPGEASDVSFEVPADLASFTGRGGERLVEPGEIVLSAGRSSGDLRSTHTVSLTGPVRTLGTDRALRPTVVIGGPLPGA; translated from the coding sequence ATGAGCGACGTGACGATCACGGATGCCCCGTGGCGGGACGCCACCCGCCCGGTCGCCGAGCGCGTCGAGGCGTTGCTGGCCGAGCTCACGCTCGAGGAGAAGATCGCCCAGCTCTACGGCGTATGGGTGGGCGCCTCGGCCGACGGCGAGGACGTGGCGCCGAACCAGCACGAGATGCAGAGCGAGCCGGTCGACCTCGACGTCCTGCTGCCGAAGGGGCTGGGTCAGCTCACCCGGCCGTTCGGCACGGCCCCGGTCGACCCGGCGCTCGGCGCCCGCTCGCTCGCCAGGACGCAGCGGCGCATCGTCGCCGAGTCGCGGCTCGGCATCCCCGCGCTCGCGCACGAGGAGTGCCTCGCGGGCTTCGCCGCCTGGGGCGCGACCGCCTACCCCGTTCCGCTGTCGTGGGCGGCGACCTTCGATCCCGCGCTCGTCGAGCGGATGAGCCGCCGCATCGGCGACGACCTGCGCTCGGTCGGCGTGCACCAGGGCCTCGCACCCGTGCTCGACGTCGTGCGCGACGCCCGGTGGGGGCGCGTCGAGGAGACCATGGGCGAGGATCCGTTCCTCGTCGGCACCATCGGCGCCGCGTACGTGCGCGGCCTCGAGGCGGCCGGCGTCGTCGCGACCCTGAAGCACTTCGTGGGCTACTCGGCCTCTCGGGCCGGGCGCAACCTCGCCCCGGTCTCGGTGGGGCCGCGCGAACTCGCCGACGTGCTGCTGCCGCCGTTCGAGACCGTGCTCCGCGAGGGCCGCCCGCGGTCGGTCATGAACGCCTACACCGACCTCGACGGCGTACCGACGGCCGCCGACGCGACCCTGCTCACCGACCTGCTGCGCGGCGTCTGGGGCTTCGAGGGCACCGTGGTCGCCGACTACTTCTCGGTGGCGTTCCTGCACACCCTGCACGGCACGGCCGGTTCGCTCGGCGACGCGGCCGTGGCCGCGCTCGAAGCCGGCATCGACGTCGAACTGCCGACGGTGCACGCGTTCGGCGCCCCGCTCGTCGAGGCGGTCGGCGGCGGCAGGCTCGACGAGGCGGTGATCGACCGCGCGCTGCGCCGCGTGCTCGCGCAGAAGGTCGACCTCGGCCTGCTCGACGCCGGATGGGACGCGACGCCGCCGGCGCTGGCCGCGCTCGGGGCGGGCGCACCGCGCGGTTCGATCGACCTCGACCCGCCCGCCAACCGCGCGCTCGCGGCCGAGGTCGCCGAGCGGGCGATCGTGCTGCTGCGCAACGACGGCACCCTGCCCCTGACCGGCCGCGGCGTCGACGGCCAGGACCGCACGGCGCCGGCGCGCATCGCGGTGATCGGGCCGACCGCCGACGACCGGTTCGCCGTACTCGGGTGCTACGCCTTCCCGACGCACGTCGGCGTGCACCACCCGGAGTGGGGCGACGGCATCGAGCTGCCGACCCTCGTGGAGTCGCTGCGCGCCGAGTTCCCGGACTCGGCGATCACGGTCGCCCAGGGCACCTCGATCGACGGCGACGAGACCGACGGGTTCGCGGATGCCTCCGCCGCGGCATCCGACGCCGACCTCGTGGTGCTCGCCCTCGGCGACCGGGCTGGGCTGTTCGGGCGCGGCACGAGCGGCGAGGGCTGCGACGCCGAGGACCTCGAGCTCCCGGGCGCGCAGCGCGCGCTGCTCGAGACCGTGCTCGACACCGGCACACCGACGATCGTGACGCTACTCGCGGGCCGCCCCTACACGCTCGGCACCGCACCCGTGCGGGCGGCGGGCATCGTCGAGGCGTTCTTCGCCGGCGAGGAGGGCACGCGTGCGATCGCGGGAGTCTTGAGCGGGCGCGTCGAGCCGTCGGGCCGGCTGCCCGTGTCGGTGCCGGCCTCCGCGGGCGTGCACCCGTCGACCTACCTGGGCTCGAAGCTCGCGCACGCCAACGGCGTCTCCAGCATCGACCCGACCGCGACGTACCCGTTCGGGCACGGCCTGTCGTACACGTCGTTCGACTGGACCGAGCTCTCCGGCGATGCCGGCGAGATCGAGACGGCCGGCAGCCTCACCGTCCGCCTCCGGGTCCAGAACGTCGGCGGGCGCGCGGGCAGCGACGTCGTGCAGCTCTACCTGCACGACCCGGTGGCATCGGTCGTGCAGCCCGTGCAGCGGCTCATCGGCTTCGCGCGGGTCGACCTCGCGCCCGGCGAGGCATCCGACGTGTCGTTCGAGGTGCCGGCCGACCTCGCCTCGTTCACCGGACGCGGCGGCGAACGCCTCGTCGAGCCCGGCGAGATCGTGCTCAGCGCTGGGCGCTCGAGCGGCGACCTCCGCTCGACGCACACGGTCTCGCTGACCGGGCCGGTGCGCACGCTCGGAACCGACCGGGCGCTGCGACCGACCGTCGTGATCGGAGGCCCGCTCCCCGGCGCGTGA
- a CDS encoding carbohydrate ABC transporter permease, giving the protein MTATSATSAVVTGRDRPPRGAAAGRRFDWGQPFVYLIALVVAALAIGPVLYVIIGGFRTTGDLNANPAGMPNPWVFENYATVLGSTRFWGNVLASMILAFATTAGVVVLGIMAAFVIARYEFRGRQGLYTMFTAGLMFPLTVAALPLTLLLRTLGLHGTYLGVIIPSIAFALPTTIIILVPFLRAIPDELEEAAAIDGTTRIGFFWRILLPLSMPGLVTVGVLAFVGSWNGYLLPLLVISTGTLPQDFWPLPLGVTQFSTQYSQNTGAVLAYTSLAMIPALVFFLAAEKRIVGGLQGAVKG; this is encoded by the coding sequence ATGACCGCCACCTCCGCAACCTCCGCCGTCGTCACCGGCCGCGATCGGCCGCCTCGGGGCGCCGCCGCGGGGCGCCGCTTCGACTGGGGCCAGCCGTTCGTGTACCTGATCGCGCTCGTGGTCGCCGCGCTCGCCATCGGCCCCGTGCTGTACGTCATCATCGGCGGGTTCCGCACCACGGGCGACCTGAACGCGAACCCCGCTGGGATGCCGAACCCGTGGGTGTTCGAGAACTACGCGACCGTGCTCGGCTCGACCCGGTTCTGGGGCAACGTGCTCGCGAGCATGATCCTCGCGTTCGCCACGACCGCGGGCGTGGTCGTGCTCGGCATCATGGCCGCGTTCGTCATCGCCAGGTACGAGTTCCGTGGCCGGCAGGGCCTCTACACGATGTTCACGGCGGGGCTCATGTTCCCGCTGACGGTCGCGGCGCTCCCGCTCACGCTGCTGCTGCGGACCCTCGGCCTGCACGGCACGTATCTCGGCGTCATCATCCCGTCGATCGCGTTCGCGCTGCCGACGACGATCATCATCCTGGTGCCGTTCCTGCGGGCGATCCCCGACGAACTCGAGGAGGCCGCGGCGATCGACGGCACGACTCGCATCGGGTTCTTCTGGCGCATCCTGCTGCCGCTGTCGATGCCGGGGCTCGTCACGGTCGGCGTGCTCGCGTTCGTCGGCAGCTGGAACGGCTACCTGCTGCCGCTGCTCGTCATCTCGACCGGCACGCTGCCGCAGGACTTCTGGCCGCTGCCGCTCGGCGTCACGCAGTTCTCGACCCAGTACTCGCAGAACACGGGTGCGGTGCTCGCGTACACGTCGCTCGCGATGATCCCGGCCCTCGTGTTCTTCCTCGCCGCCGAGAAGCGCATCGTCGGCGGACTGCAGGGTGCGGTGAAGGGATGA
- a CDS encoding carbohydrate ABC transporter permease, translating to MFVGFVILPVVLAAVYSFYNLPAAFKWENLADPERFVGFDNYVRALTTPEFLRAIGNNFTILALSLLIQGPLAIGIALLLNRRMRGRSALRLLIFVPYVLAEVIAGLAWKLLLQPNGGVNALLEAVGLGALQQNWLADPDIALWTLFGILTWKYTGFAIILMLAGLQGVPEELGEAASIDGASWWQIQRHITIPLLGPTIRIWAFLSMIGALQLFDMVWVTVAPTVRQMSTETMATYMVQQGQFAGQPGYGSAIAVILFLISLVVALVYQRFALRRDLAGAVTSGVR from the coding sequence GTGTTCGTCGGCTTCGTGATCCTGCCCGTCGTGCTCGCGGCGGTGTACTCCTTCTACAACCTTCCCGCGGCGTTCAAGTGGGAGAACCTCGCCGACCCCGAGCGATTCGTCGGCTTCGACAACTACGTGCGGGCGCTCACGACGCCCGAGTTCCTCCGGGCGATCGGCAACAACTTCACGATCCTCGCGCTGTCGCTGCTCATCCAGGGTCCGCTCGCGATCGGCATCGCGCTGCTCCTCAATCGCCGCATGCGCGGCCGCAGCGCCCTCCGCCTCCTGATCTTCGTGCCGTACGTCCTCGCCGAGGTCATCGCGGGCCTCGCCTGGAAGCTGCTGCTCCAGCCGAACGGCGGGGTCAACGCTCTCCTCGAGGCCGTGGGCCTCGGCGCGCTGCAGCAGAACTGGCTCGCCGACCCGGACATCGCCCTGTGGACGCTGTTCGGCATCCTCACGTGGAAGTACACGGGCTTCGCGATCATCCTCATGCTCGCCGGCCTCCAGGGCGTGCCCGAGGAGCTCGGCGAGGCGGCATCCATCGACGGTGCGAGCTGGTGGCAGATCCAGCGACACATCACGATCCCGCTGCTCGGCCCGACCATCCGCATCTGGGCGTTCCTGTCGATGATCGGCGCCCTCCAGCTGTTCGACATGGTGTGGGTCACGGTCGCGCCGACCGTGCGCCAGATGTCGACCGAGACGATGGCGACGTACATGGTGCAGCAGGGCCAGTTCGCCGGGCAGCCCGGCTACGGCAGCGCGATCGCCGTCATCCTCTTCCTCATCTCGCTCGTCGTCGCGCTCGTGTACCAGCGCTTCGCCCTCCGCCGCGACCTCGCCGGCGCAGTCACCTCTGGAGTGCGCTGA
- a CDS encoding ABC transporter substrate-binding protein, whose amino-acid sequence MNRRSTTLVALGAGTALVAAALAGCSPSGDGGGDGDVTITWWHNATSGPMPAVWEEVAAEFEEAHPGVKVEQTGYQNEELQRTLIPNALASGDAPDLFQVWPGGELRDQVANGYLMELDDSLADTISSVGATATPWQVDGKTYGIPFTFGIEGFWYNADLFEQAGISEPPATLDELNDAVTALKGAGAAPIAVGAGDKWPAAHWWYQFALKSCSPETLQAAELEYDFSDDCWVEAGEQLEAFIATEPFQEGFLGTAAQQGAGSSAGLVANGQAAMELMGHWNAGVIGGLTPDEEVPEFLRWFPVPGIDGADGDPTAALGGGDGFGCSAEAPPECAELLEYIMSEEVQKKFAASGSGIPTVPAAMESLEDPNLKLVAEGLQNASFVQLWLDTAFGTTVGNAMNEGIVNLFAGTGTPEDIVTKMQAAADTL is encoded by the coding sequence ATGAACAGACGCAGCACCACGCTCGTCGCCCTGGGGGCCGGCACCGCCCTCGTGGCGGCCGCCCTCGCCGGATGCAGCCCCTCGGGTGACGGCGGCGGCGACGGCGACGTGACGATCACCTGGTGGCACAACGCCACCTCGGGTCCGATGCCCGCCGTGTGGGAAGAGGTCGCCGCCGAGTTCGAGGAGGCCCACCCCGGCGTCAAGGTCGAGCAGACCGGCTACCAGAACGAGGAACTGCAGCGCACCCTCATCCCGAACGCGCTCGCCTCGGGCGACGCCCCCGACCTGTTCCAGGTGTGGCCGGGCGGCGAACTGCGCGACCAGGTCGCCAACGGCTACCTCATGGAACTCGACGACTCGCTCGCCGACACCATCTCGAGCGTCGGCGCGACGGCGACCCCGTGGCAGGTCGACGGCAAGACGTACGGCATCCCCTTCACGTTCGGCATCGAGGGCTTCTGGTACAACGCCGACCTGTTCGAGCAGGCCGGCATCAGCGAGCCGCCCGCCACGCTCGACGAGCTGAACGACGCCGTCACGGCGCTCAAGGGCGCCGGCGCAGCGCCCATCGCAGTCGGCGCGGGCGACAAGTGGCCGGCCGCGCACTGGTGGTACCAGTTCGCGCTCAAGTCGTGCTCGCCCGAGACGCTGCAGGCCGCCGAGCTCGAGTACGACTTCAGCGACGACTGCTGGGTCGAGGCCGGCGAGCAGCTCGAGGCCTTCATCGCTACCGAGCCGTTCCAGGAGGGCTTCCTCGGCACCGCGGCCCAGCAGGGCGCGGGCAGCTCGGCCGGCCTCGTCGCCAACGGCCAGGCGGCCATGGAGCTCATGGGGCACTGGAACGCGGGCGTCATCGGCGGGCTCACGCCGGACGAGGAGGTCCCCGAGTTCCTCCGCTGGTTCCCCGTCCCCGGCATCGACGGCGCCGACGGCGACCCGACCGCAGCCCTCGGCGGCGGCGACGGATTCGGCTGCTCCGCGGAGGCCCCGCCGGAGTGCGCCGAGCTGCTCGAGTACATCATGAGCGAAGAGGTCCAGAAGAAGTTCGCCGCGTCCGGCTCGGGCATCCCGACGGTGCCTGCCGCGATGGAGTCGCTCGAGGACCCGAACCTGAAGCTCGTCGCGGAAGGCCTGCAGAACGCGTCGTTCGTGCAGCTCTGGCTCGACACGGCGTTCGGCACCACCGTGGGCAACGCGATGAACGAGGGCATCGTGAACCTCTTCGCCGGCACCGGCACCCCGGAGGACATCGTCACCAAGATGCAGGCCGCGGCGGACACCCTCTGA